Proteins encoded in a region of the Limnothrix sp. FACHB-406 genome:
- a CDS encoding peptide ABC transporter substrate-binding protein — translation MPNLFWPRKWTRAIAPARSPQLRQSLGAIGLVASLLVGGCGGGTSTNSANRPSASGPADKTLKLLYWQAPTILNPHLATGNKDFDGARVVYEPLASYDKTGKLVLFLAAEEPTPANGGVAKDGRSVTWKLKSGVKWADGKPFTAEDVVFTYEFLSDPKTGAATLTDYAMVKSVRAIDPQTVRIEFTAPTASWSQPFTGYNGMILPKHIFQDYVGARAKEAPANLKPIGTGPYQVESFKPGDSIVYKPNPNYRDRASLAFEQVEIKGGGDATSAARAVLQTGDADYAYNPQVEAPILRQLESGGKGKLLAVTGAQSERIHFNFTDPNRATADGERSSVQFPHPFFTDKTVRQAFALAVDRATIAQQLYGPTGNPTANLIIAPQQFASPNNQVEFNLQKAAQLLDQAGWKDTNGNQIRDKNGVEMRVLFVTSVNPLRQKTQEIVKQAWESIGIGVELKSVDAGAFFSGDPANADTVNRFQADLQLYTTGNTSPDPSAHLKWWTCAEIASKANDWNRNNYTRYCNSAYDQAWAKADQELDPIKRQAALIALNDQLIQDVALIPLIARAKVGAVSDRLQGVDLTPWDSDTWNIATWKRP, via the coding sequence ATGCCTAACCTGTTTTGGCCTCGGAAATGGACAAGGGCGATCGCTCCGGCTCGATCGCCCCAGTTGCGTCAGTCGTTGGGGGCGATCGGGCTGGTGGCCAGCTTGCTGGTGGGGGGCTGTGGCGGCGGCACATCCACCAACTCCGCCAACCGTCCCAGCGCCAGCGGCCCGGCGGATAAAACCCTGAAGTTGCTCTATTGGCAAGCCCCCACCATTTTGAATCCCCACCTGGCCACAGGAAATAAGGATTTTGACGGGGCGCGCGTGGTCTATGAACCCCTCGCCAGCTACGACAAAACGGGCAAATTGGTTTTGTTTTTGGCGGCAGAAGAACCCACCCCGGCCAACGGTGGCGTGGCCAAGGACGGGCGATCGGTCACTTGGAAGCTGAAATCCGGCGTGAAGTGGGCCGATGGCAAACCCTTCACCGCTGAGGATGTGGTCTTTACCTATGAGTTTTTGAGCGATCCTAAAACCGGCGCGGCCACCCTCACGGACTACGCCATGGTGAAATCGGTGCGGGCGATCGATCCGCAAACGGTGCGGATTGAATTCACAGCGCCCACGGCCAGTTGGTCTCAGCCCTTCACTGGCTACAACGGCATGATTTTGCCCAAACACATTTTTCAGGACTATGTGGGAGCCAGGGCCAAGGAAGCACCGGCCAACCTGAAGCCGATCGGGACGGGCCCCTATCAAGTGGAGTCCTTTAAGCCGGGTGATTCGATCGTCTACAAACCAAACCCCAACTATCGCGATCGGGCCAGCCTCGCCTTCGAGCAGGTGGAAATTAAAGGCGGCGGCGATGCCACCTCGGCCGCCCGGGCCGTGCTGCAAACCGGCGATGCCGACTATGCCTACAATCCGCAGGTGGAAGCGCCGATTTTGAGACAACTGGAAAGCGGCGGCAAGGGCAAACTGCTGGCCGTGACCGGGGCCCAATCGGAGCGGATTCACTTTAACTTCACTGACCCCAACCGGGCCACTGCCGACGGGGAGCGATCAAGCGTGCAGTTTCCCCACCCCTTCTTCACGGATAAAACCGTGCGCCAGGCCTTTGCCCTCGCGGTCGATCGCGCCACCATCGCCCAGCAGCTCTATGGCCCCACCGGCAATCCCACAGCCAATCTGATCATCGCTCCCCAGCAGTTTGCCTCACCCAACAACCAAGTGGAATTCAACCTGCAAAAAGCAGCCCAACTGTTGGATCAAGCGGGTTGGAAAGACACCAACGGCAACCAAATTCGCGACAAAAACGGCGTGGAAATGCGGGTGCTGTTTGTCACTTCGGTGAATCCCCTGCGCCAGAAAACCCAGGAGATTGTGAAGCAAGCTTGGGAGTCGATCGGGATTGGCGTGGAACTGAAGTCCGTGGATGCCGGAGCCTTCTTCTCCGGCGACCCGGCCAACGCCGACACCGTAAACCGCTTCCAAGCCGATTTGCAGCTCTACACCACCGGCAACACCTCCCCAGATCCCAGCGCACACCTGAAATGGTGGACTTGCGCCGAAATTGCCAGCAAAGCCAACGACTGGAACCGGAATAACTACACCCGCTATTGCAACTCAGCCTATGACCAAGCTTGGGCCAAAGCCGACCAGGAATTGGATCCGATCAAACGGCAGGCGGCCCTGATTGCCCTCAATGACCAACTGATTCAGGATGTGGCCCTGATTCCCCTCATTGCCCGGGCCAAAGTGGGAGCCGTCAGCGATCGATTGCAGGGCGTGGATCTCACCCCTTGGGACAGTGACACCTGGAACATCGCCACCTGGAAGCGTCCCTAA
- the ftsH gene encoding ATP-dependent zinc metalloprotease FtsH, producing the protein MMRFFGMGSPSESSHHTANRSQADRTGGGHPGSWILPTRSRHRRRRAIASALLLFNLLTVTAPALAQGQLAQGQHNDRSSSEATSTAGQSGSSSASQPANQRRGRTLTYGDLMEKLEAGQVKRIDLFPAEQLARVFLDQNGRASSPYEVTLFERNPELIEIARAKGVELSVQESVDRTAALSLIANLLFVGLVIALLVNIVRRTANASGQAMNFGKSRAKFQMEAKTGVTFDDVAGVEEAKEELQEVVTFLKQPERFTAVGAKIPRGVLLVGPPGTGKTLLAKAIAGEAGVPFFSMSGSEFVEMFVGVGASRVRDLFRKAKESAPCIVFIDEIDAVGRQRGAGIGGGNDEREQTLNQLLTEMDGFEGNSGVIIIAATNRPDVLDSALMRPGRFDRQITVDLPSYTGRLAILQVHARTKKVEEGVSIEAIARRTPGFAGADLANLLNEAAILTARRRKPAISLEEIDDAIDRITIGLKLAPLLDSKKKRLIAYHEVGHALLMTLLKHSDPLNKVTIVPRSGGIGGFAQQVFNEEMVDSGLYTRAWILDRIVMTLGGRAAEQEVFGDSEITVGASNDLKVVSTLAREMVTRYGMSDLGTLALESQSGEVFLGRGWMSQPEYSEEVAAKIDRAVREIAVNCYEKACQILREHRELVDRLVDQLLDEEMIEGDEFRKIVRSYVPIPDKDYPEDRQMRQASNVGNPAAARV; encoded by the coding sequence ATGATGCGCTTTTTTGGAATGGGATCTCCCTCGGAATCATCGCACCACACCGCTAACCGATCGCAGGCCGATCGAACCGGTGGGGGGCATCCCGGTTCATGGATCCTACCCACCCGATCGCGCCATCGTCGGCGACGGGCGATCGCCTCGGCCCTGCTGCTGTTTAACCTGTTGACGGTGACCGCGCCCGCCTTAGCCCAAGGTCAACTGGCCCAAGGCCAACATAACGATCGCTCTTCTTCGGAAGCGACTTCCACGGCTGGCCAATCCGGCAGCTCATCCGCCAGCCAACCTGCCAACCAGCGCCGCGGCCGCACCCTCACCTACGGCGATCTGATGGAAAAGTTGGAGGCGGGTCAGGTCAAGCGGATTGATCTGTTTCCCGCAGAACAACTGGCCCGGGTCTTTTTGGATCAAAATGGTCGCGCCAGCTCGCCCTACGAAGTGACCCTGTTTGAGCGCAACCCGGAATTGATCGAAATTGCCCGGGCGAAGGGGGTGGAACTCTCGGTGCAAGAGTCGGTCGATCGCACCGCGGCCCTCAGTCTCATCGCCAATTTGCTGTTTGTGGGGTTGGTGATTGCCCTACTGGTGAACATTGTGCGCCGCACGGCCAACGCTTCGGGCCAGGCCATGAACTTTGGCAAATCCCGCGCCAAGTTTCAGATGGAAGCCAAAACCGGCGTGACCTTTGATGACGTGGCCGGGGTGGAGGAAGCCAAGGAGGAGCTACAGGAAGTGGTGACCTTCCTGAAGCAGCCGGAACGCTTCACGGCCGTGGGGGCCAAGATTCCGCGCGGGGTGTTGTTGGTGGGGCCGCCGGGAACGGGCAAAACCCTTTTGGCCAAGGCGATCGCCGGAGAAGCGGGCGTGCCCTTTTTCAGCATGTCCGGTTCGGAATTTGTGGAAATGTTCGTGGGGGTGGGTGCGTCTCGGGTGCGGGACTTGTTCCGCAAGGCAAAGGAGAGCGCCCCTTGCATTGTATTTATTGATGAAATTGATGCGGTGGGTCGCCAACGGGGCGCGGGTATTGGCGGCGGCAACGATGAACGGGAACAAACCCTCAACCAACTGCTGACTGAGATGGACGGGTTTGAGGGCAACTCCGGGGTGATTATTATTGCCGCCACGAACCGCCCCGATGTGCTGGACTCGGCCTTGATGCGACCGGGCCGGTTCGATCGCCAAATTACCGTTGATTTGCCCAGTTATACGGGTCGGCTGGCGATTTTGCAAGTTCATGCCCGCACCAAGAAGGTTGAAGAAGGGGTTTCGATCGAGGCGATCGCCCGGCGCACTCCCGGTTTTGCGGGGGCCGATTTGGCGAATTTGCTCAACGAGGCGGCGATTTTGACGGCCCGGCGACGGAAGCCGGCCATCAGCCTGGAGGAAATTGACGACGCGATCGACCGGATCACCATTGGCCTGAAGTTGGCTCCCCTGTTGGATAGCAAGAAAAAACGCTTGATTGCCTATCACGAGGTGGGCCACGCCCTGTTGATGACGCTGCTGAAGCATTCTGACCCGTTGAATAAGGTAACGATCGTTCCCCGATCGGGCGGCATTGGTGGGTTTGCCCAACAGGTTTTCAATGAAGAAATGGTGGATAGCGGTCTCTATACCCGTGCTTGGATTCTCGATCGAATTGTGATGACCCTGGGGGGACGGGCGGCCGAGCAGGAAGTGTTTGGCGATTCCGAAATCACCGTCGGAGCCAGCAACGATCTGAAGGTGGTCAGCACCTTGGCCCGCGAAATGGTCACGCGCTATGGCATGTCTGACCTGGGTACGTTGGCCCTGGAAAGCCAATCGGGCGAGGTGTTTTTGGGACGAGGTTGGATGTCGCAGCCGGAATATTCCGAAGAGGTGGCCGCCAAAATCGATCGCGCCGTGCGGGAAATTGCCGTCAACTGCTACGAAAAGGCCTGTCAGATCCTCCGTGAGCATCGAGAACTGGTCGATCGATTGGTTGATCAACTGCTCGACGAAGAAATGATCGAAGGGGATGAATTCCGCAAAATTGTTCGTTCCTACGTCCCAATTCCCGACAAGGATTACCCGGAGGATCGACAAATGCGTCAAGCCAGCAATGTTGGCAACCCGGCTGCGGCCAGGGTTTAG
- a CDS encoding VOC family protein translates to MEVTPTGQPFGSENSRAIALFHLAFPVADLAQTKAFYIDGLGCTAGREGPNSLILNCYGNQIVAHVSPGACQPQKGIYPRHFGLVFAALADWQALIDRAEAKQLTFEQPPRRRFPGEQLEHYTAFLADPFHNLLEFKHYVHPEAIFGAVDDQRVGDR, encoded by the coding sequence TTGGAAGTAACTCCCACGGGTCAACCCTTCGGTTCCGAAAATTCCCGGGCGATCGCCCTGTTTCACCTGGCCTTTCCGGTGGCCGACCTGGCCCAAACCAAGGCCTTTTATATTGATGGGCTAGGTTGCACCGCTGGACGCGAGGGGCCCAACTCGCTGATTTTGAATTGCTATGGCAACCAAATTGTGGCCCACGTGAGTCCTGGGGCCTGCCAACCGCAAAAGGGGATCTATCCGCGCCATTTTGGGTTGGTGTTTGCGGCCTTGGCCGACTGGCAAGCCTTGATCGATCGAGCCGAGGCCAAACAACTCACCTTTGAACAGCCCCCGCGCCGTCGGTTTCCTGGGGAACAATTGGAGCATTACACGGCATTTTTAGCCGATCCGTTCCACAATTTGCTGGAATTTAAGCACTATGTCCATCCTGAGGCGATTTTTGGGGCCGTTGATGACCAACGGGTGGGCGATCGCTAA
- a CDS encoding TIGR00297 family protein gives MTQQATQHPWLTAAVLNTLLLTLVAIAPKKLLTPAGIVHAWILGVLVWGCMGWPGYAVVGFYFLAGSAVTRVGLARKEAAGIAEKRSGARGPENVWGSALGGALCAGAIGLLSLAADQAIAQTWIPLLSLAYAASFSAKLSDTCASEIGKAYGRRTFSVISFQPVPPGTEGAVSLEGTLAGFAASIAQALVAWGVGLISPFGILGCAIAAFLATTVESIVGATWQEQQPWLTNEVVNGLQTLLAALLAIAIGWPAISPISP, from the coding sequence ATTACCCAGCAAGCGACCCAACACCCTTGGCTCACGGCCGCGGTGCTGAACACGCTATTGCTCACCCTAGTGGCGATCGCCCCCAAAAAACTGCTCACGCCGGCCGGCATTGTCCATGCTTGGATTTTGGGTGTGTTGGTGTGGGGTTGCATGGGTTGGCCGGGCTATGCCGTGGTGGGGTTCTACTTTTTGGCGGGGTCGGCCGTCACTCGGGTGGGTTTGGCTCGCAAGGAAGCCGCTGGCATTGCCGAGAAACGATCGGGCGCAAGGGGCCCGGAAAACGTTTGGGGATCGGCCCTGGGCGGGGCCCTCTGTGCCGGGGCGATCGGGCTGTTGTCCTTAGCTGCTGACCAGGCGATCGCCCAAACCTGGATCCCCCTTCTCAGTTTGGCCTATGCCGCCAGCTTCAGCGCCAAACTCTCCGACACCTGCGCCAGCGAAATTGGCAAAGCCTATGGCCGGCGCACCTTTTCGGTGATTTCCTTTCAGCCCGTGCCGCCGGGAACCGAAGGAGCCGTCAGCCTGGAAGGAACCTTGGCCGGTTTTGCCGCCTCGATCGCCCAAGCCCTTGTGGCCTGGGGTGTGGGCTTAATTTCTCCCTTCGGAATTTTGGGATGCGCGATCGCCGCATTCCTGGCTACAACAGTGGAAAGTATTGTGGGCGCGACTTGGCAGGAGCAGCAACCGTGGTTAACAAACGAAGTCGTGAACGGTCTGCAAACCCTGCTGGCGGCCCTGCTGGCGATCGCGATCGGGTGGCCGGCGATCAGCCCGATCAGCCCCTAG